The following are encoded in a window of Brevibacillus sp. DP1.3A genomic DNA:
- a CDS encoding M55 family metallopeptidase has translation MKVFISLDMEGISGLSEWEDVIPGRRHYEAGRRLLTQDVNAAIEGALEAGATEIIVNESHGPMNNIILEELHPQADVIRGFFKPLCMMQGIDSSCDAAFFIGYHGKAGTGDAVLNHTLSGLAIHRLILNGKEVGEAGLNAAIAGAFGVPVVLVTGDSQTAKEVEEDIPGVFTVAVKTGITGLSSQAMHPVRARELIRQQAKEALLHRSTVKPLAQRVENTIEVEFTKSQFATAVSWMPGIELIEGRTVRFHSPDLVSMMPVLQAMLLITGQVNRMITG, from the coding sequence ATGAAGGTGTTTATTTCGTTGGACATGGAAGGGATCTCTGGACTAAGCGAATGGGAGGATGTGATCCCCGGTCGAAGACATTACGAAGCGGGGAGAAGACTACTGACACAAGATGTAAATGCGGCGATTGAGGGTGCACTGGAAGCAGGAGCTACCGAAATTATCGTCAATGAGTCTCATGGACCGATGAACAATATCATTCTGGAAGAATTGCATCCACAGGCAGATGTCATCCGTGGCTTTTTCAAGCCTCTCTGTATGATGCAGGGAATCGACAGTAGCTGCGATGCCGCATTTTTCATCGGTTATCATGGAAAAGCGGGAACAGGAGATGCGGTACTCAATCATACATTGTCTGGCCTCGCTATCCATCGGCTTATCTTAAATGGCAAAGAGGTGGGCGAAGCAGGTTTAAATGCAGCAATCGCGGGAGCCTTTGGTGTTCCTGTCGTACTCGTTACCGGCGATTCCCAAACGGCCAAAGAGGTCGAAGAAGATATCCCTGGAGTCTTTACGGTCGCCGTGAAAACTGGGATAACGGGCCTCTCGTCGCAAGCGATGCATCCCGTTCGTGCGAGAGAGCTGATCCGTCAGCAAGCAAAAGAGGCATTGCTCCATCGCAGTACAGTTAAGCCGCTTGCACAAAGAGTAGAGAATACGATAGAAGTCGAGTTTACGAAATCACAATTTGCCACAGCAGTCAGCTGGATGCCAGGAATTGAACTCATCGAAGGACGAACGGTACGCTTCCATTCGCCTGATCTTGTTAGCATGATGCCCGTCCTGCAAGCGATGTTGTTGATAACTGGGCAAGTAAATCGGATGATTACAGGTTAA
- a CDS encoding ABC transporter substrate-binding protein: protein MQSQSKRWLFSFGFVLSVLLAGCGNIATTEPTVSSDTSDQSASTVRKFTHMMGEIEVPAEPKQIIGLYMEDFLVSLGIKPAAQTTIGAFTLKYLHENIGDLPKLDTSAMNFEAILEMEPDLILLGLPNYAQNDNYAKYAKIAPTYVFEAEAANDWRNTLRKVGDLVGKRETAEKVLTDYEQKITEGKQKLEKAVGKQTVALVRVRSNKEIRLYGGPQGYAGSVLYQDLGLEPPALVKELAWGDNAGHATISAEVLPKLDVDHLFVVVDDGGKELAEEIFSTSIWKSLPAVRSGHVYNVAPDHWMTFGPIAYNRKVDDVLNALVK, encoded by the coding sequence ATGCAGAGCCAATCGAAAAGATGGTTGTTCAGCTTTGGCTTCGTTCTGTCCGTTTTACTTGCTGGTTGCGGCAACATAGCCACCACGGAGCCGACTGTCTCATCGGATACAAGCGACCAATCCGCATCAACGGTACGCAAGTTCACACACATGATGGGTGAGATCGAAGTGCCAGCAGAGCCGAAGCAAATTATCGGGTTGTATATGGAGGATTTTCTTGTCTCCTTGGGGATTAAACCTGCAGCGCAGACCACAATTGGCGCTTTCACCTTGAAATATTTGCATGAGAACATCGGAGATCTTCCGAAGCTTGATACGAGTGCGATGAATTTCGAAGCGATCTTGGAGATGGAGCCGGATCTGATATTACTTGGTCTTCCCAATTATGCACAAAATGACAATTATGCAAAATACGCCAAGATCGCCCCTACCTATGTATTCGAGGCAGAGGCAGCCAATGATTGGCGAAATACGTTGCGCAAGGTCGGGGACTTAGTCGGCAAGCGTGAAACTGCGGAGAAAGTGCTGACGGACTATGAACAAAAAATCACTGAAGGAAAACAAAAGCTTGAAAAAGCGGTCGGGAAACAAACCGTAGCGTTAGTCCGCGTACGCAGCAATAAAGAAATTCGATTATACGGTGGCCCACAAGGCTACGCTGGGTCGGTACTCTATCAAGATCTTGGGCTCGAGCCTCCAGCTTTGGTGAAAGAGCTTGCCTGGGGCGATAATGCTGGGCATGCAACCATTTCCGCTGAGGTGCTGCCAAAGCTTGATGTCGATCATTTGTTTGTCGTAGTTGATGACGGTGGGAAAGAGCTTGCTGAGGAGATATTCTCGACCAGCATTTGGAAGTCACTTCCAGCTGTTCGTTCTGGCCACGTTTACAATGTGGCGCCAGATCACTGGATGACGTTTGGACCTATTGCTTACAATCGCAAGGTCGACGATGTGTTGAATGCACTAGTGAAATAA
- a CDS encoding M15 family metallopeptidase: MKKRFLLLGILLLLLGYPFLHPLVVDVWQKQPDATAFPKYKEIRVEQDQIYQGDLLLVNKDDPIHSEAVPSDVIHLSSHNYLVEGYRLQDNSIELSENAAKAFNEMVHAASSDNVKHFMIKSGYRSLEKPGKLVEEKGHAYDTLPDCFHEHHLGTAVDVTSTQMKIDQSPEGKWLQENAWKYGFILRYPREKVTSTGVPYNPMHYRFVGLPHSAIMRERQLSLEEYVNYLREKKAVSGTINGGDYKIYYYPVATSIMIQVPTNGKYVLSGDNQGGVIVTDFL, encoded by the coding sequence ATGAAAAAGCGATTTCTCTTACTAGGTATTCTTTTATTGCTACTGGGTTATCCATTTTTGCACCCTCTTGTAGTGGATGTATGGCAAAAACAGCCGGATGCAACAGCTTTCCCGAAATACAAAGAGATTCGCGTTGAACAAGATCAGATTTATCAGGGCGATCTGTTACTGGTCAACAAGGACGATCCGATCCATTCAGAGGCGGTGCCATCCGATGTGATCCATTTGTCTTCGCATAATTATTTAGTGGAGGGCTATCGCTTGCAAGACAATTCCATTGAATTGTCTGAGAACGCAGCGAAGGCGTTCAACGAGATGGTCCATGCAGCAAGCAGTGACAATGTAAAGCATTTTATGATCAAAAGCGGCTATCGAAGCTTGGAAAAACCGGGAAAACTGGTTGAAGAGAAGGGACATGCCTACGATACATTGCCAGATTGTTTTCACGAACATCATCTGGGTACAGCCGTGGACGTTACATCCACACAAATGAAAATCGACCAATCCCCAGAAGGGAAATGGCTACAAGAAAACGCTTGGAAATACGGGTTCATTTTGCGCTATCCGAGGGAAAAGGTCACAAGCACTGGCGTTCCTTACAATCCTATGCATTACCGATTTGTAGGTTTGCCGCACAGCGCCATTATGCGAGAGCGTCAATTATCCTTGGAGGAGTACGTGAATTATTTGCGGGAGAAAAAGGCAGTGTCAGGGACGATAAATGGTGGAGACTACAAAATTTATTATTATCCAGTGGCGACTAGCATCATGATTCAAGTGCCTACCAATGGGAAGTATGTGCTTTCTGGCGACAATCAGGGTGGTGTCATTGTGACAGATTTTTTGTAG
- a CDS encoding response regulator transcription factor → MPTPDGKGYLLLVEDEHNLARYLQLELENEGFSTDIEYDGLCGLEKALTIEYDLILLDVMLPELSGIELCRRIRETKDVPIIMITARGEVPDIVTGLDSGANDYLAKPFAIEELFARIRALLRQRESKANQEIVVGRLRIQPNARRVFLDEEEIMLTPREFDLLYYLVQNKEQAVSREQILTAVWGFDFMGNTNIVDVYIRYLRNKIESDPSVKLIHTVRGIGYTLRD, encoded by the coding sequence ATGCCTACACCAGATGGAAAAGGCTATTTGCTACTCGTGGAAGATGAGCATAACTTGGCAAGATACTTACAGTTGGAGCTGGAGAATGAAGGATTTTCGACGGATATTGAATACGACGGGCTTTGCGGATTAGAAAAGGCACTAACGATTGAGTACGACCTCATCCTCCTGGATGTCATGCTGCCCGAATTATCGGGGATAGAATTATGCCGACGAATTCGGGAAACCAAAGATGTCCCCATTATCATGATCACGGCTCGTGGAGAGGTTCCGGATATTGTGACGGGATTAGACAGTGGAGCAAACGACTATCTGGCGAAGCCGTTTGCAATCGAGGAGTTGTTCGCCCGGATTCGTGCCTTATTGCGTCAGCGGGAATCAAAAGCGAACCAGGAGATAGTGGTTGGCCGATTGCGTATCCAGCCCAACGCGCGGCGAGTGTTCCTCGATGAGGAGGAAATCATGTTGACACCACGCGAATTTGATTTGCTTTATTATCTGGTTCAAAACAAGGAGCAAGCGGTCTCGCGAGAGCAAATTCTCACAGCCGTTTGGGGTTTTGACTTTATGGGGAATACCAACATCGTGGATGTGTATATCCGGTATTTGCGGAACAAAATTGAAAGTGATCCATCCGTCAAACTGATTCATACCGTGCGAGGAATTGGATATACACTACGAGATTAA
- a CDS encoding nitroreductase, with amino-acid sequence MSQETVSDMTATIRNRRTIRDFNGEPMKEESVVELLQDAAWAPFHSAKEPWRFILFMEEGRRTFAEAVMLAYSKEEVEKWGEKMMHQYCELMQANLLIVIEADPRQKQFEDAFSAAAAFIQNLQLLAWERKVGVVWKTNDYNWHPKFLQAVGVKQGERVVGTLHLGYFNDNKVPRPKMRTPIRELLTVHHE; translated from the coding sequence ATGAGTCAGGAAACCGTATCGGATATGACAGCAACGATCCGGAATCGCAGGACGATCCGGGATTTTAACGGGGAGCCTATGAAGGAAGAATCGGTCGTCGAATTATTGCAAGACGCGGCTTGGGCACCGTTTCACTCCGCAAAAGAGCCTTGGCGGTTTATCTTGTTTATGGAAGAAGGGCGCCGAACGTTTGCTGAGGCGGTCATGCTGGCTTACTCCAAGGAAGAGGTTGAAAAGTGGGGCGAAAAGATGATGCATCAATATTGCGAGCTCATGCAAGCGAATCTTTTGATTGTCATCGAAGCAGATCCGCGCCAAAAACAGTTCGAAGATGCTTTCTCGGCAGCAGCAGCGTTCATACAAAATTTGCAGCTGCTAGCTTGGGAGAGAAAGGTCGGAGTAGTCTGGAAGACGAACGATTACAATTGGCATCCGAAGTTTCTGCAAGCCGTTGGTGTTAAGCAAGGAGAGAGAGTTGTGGGCACATTACATCTCGGTTATTTCAACGACAACAAAGTTCCGCGACCGAAGATGCGTACACCGATTCGTGAGCTGCTTACTGTCCATCACGAATAG
- a CDS encoding helix-turn-helix domain-containing protein, producing MFNAPDSICSTSKERTDQSVTISFVLLSTYKGPLPFHFGTQTSNTHLLLFVESGKGSICIGEQEYRLFPGRCFLKPPGMTIQTVADEGEIVTVSELEFSGYKVTSVREVENVHVVTEPFCLPVSGELNESELGQAIRNLCERHENPGDRDRFSSHCQLLSLVERIWEANERWRGNENLKAVEHTIRLMEQDYFKPLSREMLSKEAGMSPSHYSTVFRKVKGKSPMEYLSEIRIEKAKGKLLTSNARIRDIALGVGYASEFYFSNKFKKMTGISPREFISQNLGKKLLVSHPEAFSMTQTVPSRVIGLFVEDHLKVFGIKPLVQFASGGFQQRYLGSFLREVRHFDPYESDFQAIQQEKPDIILLGIPQFAEEGRFDRLANIAPTYLFENPVDDWRQTLRTVGKLLGKASEAERAIHEYNQKAEVARSILKHSIGDRSVALVRVYADGDIRLYGGPNGYTGSVLYGDLGLRPPTLVRDLIWGSSEWMKKITFDMLSELDAQRLLIVVDEAGRQEAWKMTSSEQWKSVPAVREGNVYEVRSDIWMTYGLHAHCAKIDNVLAALTSEGTYRTKV from the coding sequence ATGTTCAATGCACCCGATAGCATATGTAGTACTAGCAAAGAGAGAACAGATCAATCAGTGACGATTTCTTTCGTACTTCTATCAACTTACAAAGGACCACTGCCTTTTCATTTTGGTACCCAAACATCGAATACACATCTTCTCTTGTTTGTCGAATCTGGGAAAGGTTCTATCTGTATAGGAGAACAAGAATACCGATTATTCCCTGGACGATGCTTCCTTAAGCCGCCGGGTATGACCATACAAACGGTGGCAGATGAAGGCGAAATAGTGACCGTTTCTGAACTTGAGTTCAGCGGATACAAAGTAACATCCGTTCGTGAGGTTGAAAATGTTCATGTGGTAACAGAGCCTTTTTGCTTGCCCGTTTCGGGAGAGTTAAATGAGAGCGAACTAGGACAAGCGATCCGCAACTTATGTGAACGGCATGAAAATCCAGGCGATCGTGATCGATTTTCGTCCCATTGTCAGTTACTATCCTTGGTGGAACGAATCTGGGAAGCAAATGAAAGATGGCGGGGCAACGAAAATCTGAAAGCGGTAGAGCATACGATCCGCCTAATGGAACAAGACTATTTCAAGCCTCTCAGTCGTGAAATGCTGTCAAAAGAGGCCGGAATGAGCCCAAGTCATTATTCGACTGTATTTCGCAAAGTGAAGGGTAAAAGCCCGATGGAATATTTGTCTGAGATTCGTATCGAGAAAGCAAAGGGCAAGCTGTTGACATCGAATGCGCGGATTCGCGATATCGCTCTGGGGGTTGGATATGCCAGCGAGTTTTATTTTAGTAACAAGTTCAAGAAGATGACAGGCATTTCCCCCAGAGAATTTATTAGCCAGAACCTCGGGAAAAAGCTGCTAGTGTCACACCCTGAGGCATTTAGTATGACGCAAACAGTGCCGAGTCGTGTGATTGGACTTTTTGTAGAGGATCACTTGAAAGTGTTTGGGATCAAGCCTTTGGTCCAATTCGCTTCTGGAGGATTTCAACAACGCTATCTGGGATCATTTTTGCGTGAGGTACGACATTTTGATCCCTATGAATCTGATTTTCAAGCCATTCAACAGGAGAAACCGGATATCATTTTGCTGGGGATTCCACAATTTGCTGAGGAGGGACGGTTCGATCGGTTGGCAAACATTGCTCCTACATACCTGTTTGAAAACCCCGTTGATGATTGGCGACAAACGCTGCGCACTGTCGGCAAATTACTAGGCAAAGCATCCGAGGCTGAACGAGCCATCCATGAATATAATCAGAAGGCTGAAGTAGCGAGAAGTATCCTCAAACATTCGATTGGAGATCGGTCGGTCGCATTGGTTCGAGTCTACGCAGATGGTGACATTCGTCTGTATGGAGGACCAAACGGCTATACCGGGTCTGTACTCTATGGCGACCTCGGTTTACGCCCACCGACGCTTGTACGTGACCTCATCTGGGGTTCTTCCGAATGGATGAAGAAAATTACGTTTGACATGCTAAGCGAATTGGATGCACAACGTTTGCTAATTGTTGTAGACGAGGCTGGGAGGCAGGAGGCATGGAAAATGACGAGCAGTGAACAGTGGAAAAGCGTTCCCGCCGTACGCGAAGGAAACGTGTATGAAGTGAGATCGGACATATGGATGACGTACGGCCTGCATGCGCATTGCGCAAAAATTGATAACGTACTGGCAGCATTGACAAGTGAGGGAACATACCGTACAAAAGTGTAA
- a CDS encoding S-layer homology domain-containing protein has product MNVRQNMMSLSIIALLTVSFAQPSFAATTPFTDLAQSGAKDKILSLQQQGVIKGVDDSQFAPTETITAAQGIQLIVNAFDLSLAAIRFVKAPQATDFFSKADNNAWYAESLIIAAANGLELPADLDPNAEWTKEQFIHQLMRVMETKGNLPMIKLVPVEIQDNHELTVDYQGSIQRALARDIIELDKENKLHPQKPITREEAAEMIYNALAYLKSHKPLN; this is encoded by the coding sequence ATGAATGTCAGACAAAATATGATGTCTCTTTCTATCATTGCTTTGTTAACCGTGTCATTCGCCCAACCAAGCTTTGCTGCAACGACTCCTTTTACGGACCTTGCCCAATCGGGAGCGAAAGATAAAATTCTTTCCTTACAGCAACAAGGTGTGATAAAAGGCGTAGATGATAGCCAATTTGCACCTACCGAAACGATAACGGCAGCTCAAGGCATTCAACTGATTGTAAATGCCTTTGATTTGAGTCTGGCAGCGATCCGTTTTGTAAAGGCTCCACAAGCCACTGACTTTTTTTCCAAAGCCGATAACAATGCTTGGTATGCAGAGAGTCTGATCATAGCGGCTGCAAACGGATTGGAGTTACCAGCTGATCTCGATCCGAACGCAGAATGGACCAAAGAGCAGTTCATTCACCAGCTGATGAGAGTCATGGAGACCAAGGGCAATCTTCCGATGATCAAACTAGTACCAGTAGAAATCCAAGATAATCATGAACTCACCGTGGATTACCAAGGCTCCATTCAACGAGCTTTGGCAAGAGATATTATCGAATTGGATAAGGAAAACAAGCTTCATCCGCAAAAGCCCATCACGCGTGAAGAAGCAGCCGAAATGATATATAATGCCCTTGCGTATTTGAAAAGCCATAAGCCTCTGAACTAA
- a CDS encoding cell wall metabolism sensor histidine kinase WalK, with product MLTHRRYSLKWRLTLFFSSGMLVLLLFLSIFIFFSTSNLVHQHEQKLLNQKATAIAADLKTEITEEASLTITYLTRLLINYADVNQFINISDQNGKEIASIQGANWTKEPEDYYERTLVAKEPVQLPFTSELLFVQISTTTEALEWYFSILLTILFLSSFFTLLLSAIGGYWLSNWGLKPLDHLIQQIHSIFPQRLSQRIHHHHVETEIYELIHAFNLLLDRMEEAMVYQQRFVTDASHELRTPLSIIEGYVSLLQRWGQHKPEVRDEALAAVQQECRRLFKLIDDLLALAKLQHTSQLGSTKVVQPLTPLLLEVKQAWVPIFPPQIKLLFEWEEALVLLMDRERIRQLLDILLDNARKYTDEGQVKVRAYGDEETVHIVVEDTGIGIQAKEIPHLFKRFYRVDKSRTRKRGGSGIGLAIAQAIVADHEGSISIAPSAERGLIVHVLLKKAGMS from the coding sequence GTGCTTACACATCGCAGATACTCGCTCAAATGGAGACTCACGCTGTTCTTTAGCTCTGGCATGCTGGTTTTGCTTCTCTTTTTGTCCATATTTATTTTTTTCAGCACCTCTAATCTCGTCCATCAACATGAGCAAAAATTACTCAATCAGAAGGCAACGGCCATCGCAGCCGATTTGAAAACGGAAATCACCGAAGAAGCATCGCTGACGATTACCTATTTGACGCGTTTGTTAATCAATTACGCTGACGTCAATCAATTCATAAACATTAGCGACCAAAACGGCAAGGAAATCGCTTCGATACAGGGAGCCAATTGGACAAAAGAGCCAGAAGACTATTATGAAAGGACCTTGGTCGCTAAAGAACCTGTGCAGCTGCCGTTCACATCCGAACTTCTGTTTGTGCAAATTTCTACTACGACAGAGGCGCTTGAATGGTATTTTTCCATCTTGCTGACGATTCTTTTTCTCTCTTCCTTTTTTACCTTGCTACTTTCGGCAATTGGAGGCTATTGGTTGAGTAACTGGGGACTTAAGCCTCTCGATCATCTTATCCAGCAAATCCATTCGATTTTCCCTCAACGTCTCTCCCAACGAATTCACCATCATCATGTAGAGACTGAAATCTACGAGCTGATCCATGCCTTTAATCTGTTATTAGATCGTATGGAAGAAGCAATGGTCTATCAGCAGCGATTCGTCACAGATGCATCTCACGAGTTGCGAACACCACTCTCGATTATTGAAGGGTATGTAAGTCTTCTGCAAAGATGGGGGCAGCACAAGCCAGAAGTAAGGGACGAAGCACTCGCAGCTGTTCAACAGGAGTGTAGACGACTTTTCAAACTGATTGATGACCTGTTGGCGCTAGCCAAATTGCAGCATACCTCTCAACTAGGCTCAACGAAAGTCGTGCAGCCATTAACCCCTCTGCTCCTTGAAGTAAAGCAAGCGTGGGTACCGATTTTTCCTCCACAAATTAAGCTGCTTTTTGAATGGGAGGAAGCTCTTGTCCTTTTGATGGATCGAGAGAGGATTCGACAGTTATTGGACATCCTTTTGGACAATGCACGGAAATACACAGATGAAGGACAAGTGAAGGTACGAGCATATGGGGATGAAGAGACCGTGCATATTGTGGTAGAGGATACAGGGATCGGTATTCAAGCAAAAGAGATTCCCCACCTTTTTAAGCGATTTTATCGTGTGGACAAATCCCGTACACGAAAAAGGGGAGGAAGCGGGATCGGTCTGGCCATCGCCCAAGCGATTGTCGCGGATCACGAAGGAAGCATCTCCATTGCTCCTTCCGCGGAAAGAGGCTTGATCGTTCATGTTTTGTTGAAAAAAGCGGGAATGAGTTGA
- a CDS encoding ATP-binding cassette domain-containing protein has product MIVLRKNISIIRYVMYKVWKINKFVIILNLIIALLLAVQTNLNVFLTDQLVRALTTSAVELKIVLMLVGLMTGLEVLSTVLKAYQQHVENKFQAEFEIHNQVDLLDHLYHEDLVKKEDPQFYGQYHQHHYALSKYLETFYNTINLFQVFLNVILSLSFLFASFVALGFFVIIFSMLRGYIELKITNERVHVTNEINHTYREHNYFFQLLTDFRYHKEITLMQIYDYLKVQWVQKKEKAIAKQLNMQKKTNVHTTWSLLLSQLNKTLIIVTIAYLISQKTFTISDFVAITMAFSIAENSMVSFIQRVGSIYENNKYIESIRSTLVDNKNKQEKCEEEYVQASFLKEIRVDNLTFTYPNRTEPAIENIHMTIQKGQKIAILGDNAAGKSTLIKNLLGLYKAPHDTIFFDGNDLGNMQTRDLWNKTSVVFQDFINYSMSIRENLALSNMHDLHNDEKMRIMLNRVGLEKLTELPQGIDTKLGFLYDDATNLSGGQWQRLALCRAFMRDFDLLVLDEPTSALDPNSELEIFNQILNMSVDKTVIIISHRVGIASKVDQIYLMKEGKIIEAGNHHELIAKQGEYHSMWEKQINWYNIPVTV; this is encoded by the coding sequence ATGATTGTCTTGCGTAAGAATATCAGTATCATCAGATATGTCATGTACAAAGTCTGGAAAATAAACAAGTTTGTCATCATTCTAAATTTGATCATTGCTCTGTTATTAGCGGTACAGACTAACTTAAACGTATTTCTAACGGATCAGCTAGTACGTGCACTGACAACATCCGCGGTTGAGTTAAAGATTGTACTCATGTTAGTCGGATTGATGACTGGATTGGAGGTCCTTTCAACTGTACTCAAGGCATATCAGCAGCATGTAGAAAACAAATTTCAAGCGGAATTTGAAATACATAACCAGGTGGATCTACTTGATCATCTCTATCATGAAGACTTGGTCAAAAAAGAGGACCCGCAATTTTATGGTCAGTATCACCAGCATCATTATGCACTTTCAAAGTATCTAGAAACTTTCTACAACACGATAAACTTATTCCAAGTATTTCTAAACGTAATTTTAAGTCTTAGCTTTTTGTTTGCTTCGTTTGTTGCGCTTGGTTTTTTTGTTATTATCTTCTCCATGTTGCGAGGCTACATCGAATTGAAGATTACCAACGAAAGAGTTCATGTAACGAATGAGATCAATCACACATATCGTGAACACAATTACTTTTTTCAACTCTTAACCGACTTTCGTTATCACAAAGAAATCACCTTAATGCAAATCTATGATTACCTCAAAGTTCAATGGGTTCAAAAGAAGGAAAAAGCGATCGCTAAACAACTGAATATGCAAAAAAAAACCAATGTACATACAACATGGAGTCTGCTACTTTCTCAACTAAACAAGACACTGATTATTGTGACTATCGCGTATTTGATCAGCCAAAAAACATTTACAATCAGTGATTTTGTTGCCATTACTATGGCTTTTAGCATCGCTGAGAATAGCATGGTCAGTTTTATTCAACGCGTAGGATCTATCTATGAGAATAATAAATATATCGAGTCAATTAGATCGACATTGGTTGATAATAAGAATAAACAAGAGAAGTGTGAGGAGGAATATGTCCAAGCTTCCTTCCTAAAAGAAATACGAGTAGACAATCTAACATTTACCTATCCGAATCGAACAGAGCCAGCGATTGAGAACATCCACATGACAATCCAAAAGGGGCAGAAGATTGCTATTTTAGGTGATAATGCAGCCGGTAAATCGACTTTGATCAAAAATTTGCTTGGGCTGTACAAAGCACCACACGACACCATTTTTTTCGATGGGAATGACCTTGGGAACATGCAAACGAGGGACTTATGGAATAAAACGAGTGTGGTATTTCAGGATTTCATCAATTATTCAATGAGCATTCGTGAAAATCTGGCTTTATCCAATATGCATGATTTGCACAACGATGAAAAAATGAGAATCATGCTTAATCGGGTTGGATTAGAAAAATTAACGGAACTTCCTCAGGGGATCGATACGAAGTTGGGTTTTTTATACGACGATGCCACTAATTTATCGGGAGGTCAATGGCAACGATTAGCTTTATGCCGTGCGTTTATGAGAGACTTTGACCTTCTCGTGCTAGATGAGCCGACATCTGCTCTTGATCCTAACAGTGAACTGGAAATCTTTAACCAAATCCTCAATATGTCAGTAGATAAGACAGTTATTATTATCTCC
- a CDS encoding C40 family peptidase — protein MTKRNWKGTTTTVVAILMGTSLLMNGQAYAASETSLTSTTTLNQDKQQNQQAENEQLDQMLQDGTNIDLTANEESTTVSNQNKQSDSSTASSSDIADQVISEGLKYKGVPYKFGSSKKTTRTFDCSSFTQRVFKEVGVNLPRDSRQQSKVGQKVSKNQLQKGDLVFFRSYGSSSSRITHVAIYAGDNKLLHTYGKPGVTTTKFKGTSWEKRFELGRRVI, from the coding sequence ATGACAAAGCGAAACTGGAAAGGTACAACTACTACGGTCGTAGCTATTCTAATGGGGACTTCTCTTCTCATGAACGGACAAGCCTATGCGGCTTCTGAGACAAGTCTCACCTCCACAACTACACTTAATCAGGATAAACAGCAGAATCAACAGGCTGAAAATGAGCAATTGGATCAAATGCTGCAAGATGGTACGAATATCGACCTGACAGCCAATGAGGAAAGTACTACTGTTAGTAATCAGAATAAACAGTCAGATAGTAGCACTGCTTCCTCTTCCGACATTGCCGATCAGGTCATTTCAGAAGGATTGAAGTATAAAGGCGTACCTTATAAATTTGGTTCGAGCAAAAAAACAACGCGTACATTTGATTGCTCTTCCTTTACACAGCGAGTGTTTAAAGAGGTCGGAGTGAATCTGCCTCGAGACTCACGTCAACAGTCCAAAGTCGGTCAAAAAGTCTCGAAGAATCAGCTGCAAAAAGGAGATCTCGTTTTCTTCCGCAGCTATGGCAGCTCTTCTTCTCGCATTACCCATGTTGCCATCTACGCTGGAGACAATAAGCTACTGCATACGTACGGTAAGCCGGGAGTTACGACAACCAAATTCAAAGGGACTTCCTGGGAAAAACGTTTTGAGCTTGGAAGACGTGTGATTTAA